The following nucleotide sequence is from Burkholderia gladioli.
GCCGGTCGGCCACCGGGCCCACCGTGAGCAGCGGCACCGACAGCCCGGCCAGCACCATCGCGCCCACCACCATGCGCAGGCGCACGCGGTTCGAGGATTTCGCCAGTTGCACCGCCAGCGCGATCACCCAGCCGCCCCAGGTCGAGCGCACCAGGCACAGCATGAAGGCGATGAAGCCGGCGCCGCCGGCCAGCCAGCGCACCCGCTGGGTGGCCGCCAGCATGAACACCAGCGAGCCCATCATCGCGAAGGCGAACGGCCCCGAGGAGTTCATGGTGCTGAACACGCGCACGCCATAGGGCACCGGCTCGCCCTGCGAGGCCATCTGCGAGCCCACCATCCACAGCACGTCCCAGGCCGGCATGATGAAGAACTGCACCATGCCGTAGGCGCCCATCACCAGCATCCCCCACACGAAGGTCGAGACGATCACGTCGCGGTATTCGGGGTAGTCGCGCGCGTTCACCGCGATGTGGAAGCCGATCAGCACCGGGTAGATCCAGTTGGCCAGGTCGTAGGTGGCGGCCAACAGGCCTGCCGAGACCAGCCCGACGAAATAGGCATAGGCCAGGCCCGCCAGGATCATCAGCATCGGCAGGCCGCGCCGCTGCGCCAGCACGCGGTAGTGGCGCAGCAGGCCGAGCCCGCAGATCATGGTGACCGCCAGCGGCGCGATCTGGATCAGGCTGGTGGGCGTGTAGGCGCCGCGCGACCAGTCGGCCAGGCGCCGCACCTCGGGCGCCAGGAACCACAGCCACCAGACGAAGCCCACGTAGCGCGCGGGGCTGCGGAAGTAGAGCCAGAAACCGGTGGCGATCGACAGCGCGGGGAACGCCAGGGTCAGGATCGAGCCCTGGTGCGCGAGGATCAGCAGCCCGGTGAGCGTCCACAGGCCGGCCTGCGCGGCCCAGTGCTTGGGCTCGGCCAGCAGGCGCCGCTTGGGCTGCTTGCCGCGGCGCGCGCGGACGAGCGGTTCGACGGGATAGGCGGGCGTACTCATGCGGCTCGGTGCGTCAGTTCGAGGGCGTGCGCGAATCGGCCAGCGGCAGCGGCGCGGCGGCGCCGGCCGTGACGCGGCGGCGCTGCAGCAGCTCGCGCGTGATCCGCACGTGCTGGGCCGCGAAGGCCTCGGTGGTCAGCTCCGCCTCGACCAGCCGCGCCGCGGCCGCGCGGGCCCGCGCCAGCGCCCGCTCGGGCTGGGCCACCATGCGATCGGCCGCGCCGCGCATGGCGCTGGCGTCGAAGGCCGGCACATAGGCCGCGCAATCGTTCGGGAAGTAGTCGCGCAGGCCGCCCACGTCGCTGACGATCATCGGCTTGCCCACCGCCGCCGCCTCCAGCATCACGGTGATGCCCGAGGCGTGGTGGTTGGGCCGCAGCGGCACCACGATCACGTCGGCCCAGTCGTAGAACTCGCGCTGCCTCGCGATGCCGGACACCGAGGCGATCTCCACGTTGGGCCGGTGCAGCTCGCGCGGGATGCGCCGCCGCGTGGCCAGCTTGACCTGGTAGCGCGGCAGGCCGCCGAAGGCCTCGATCAGGGTGGCCCAGTCGCGGTCGCGGTCGTTGCCGATCGCGGCGATGCGCAGCGGGCGATGCGGCGTCCAGGTCTCGGGCATGCGCACCGGGAAGTCCTGCGTGTTGAGCCCGTAGTAGACCTGCACCGCGTCGCGCTGCAGGAACTCGCGGCACAGCACGGCGTTGTCGCGCGCCAGCGTGGTCAGCACGTCGGCGCGCGCCAGCAGCTTGCGATAGACCCAGCGGCGCAGCGCGCCGAAGCGCGGCCAGCGATCCAGCAGCCAGACGCTCTGCGCCAGCAGCAGCGGCCGCGCGCCGCGCGCGCCGGCCAGCTTCAGCACCAGCGCGGCGGCCAGATGCTCCTGCTCGGTATGCGTCCAGATCACGTCGGCCGCCAGCAGCGCCTCGCGATTGCGCCAGGCATGGATCGCGTCGAAGCCGAGCGCGGCCTTCAGGGCGCGGCGCGCCACGCTGACCGGGCGCGATTCGCGGCGGTCGCGCGAATAGCTCATGGCGAATTCGTCGGAGGCCGCGTGGTGATAGCCGTACAGGCAGCCGATGTTGTCGCCGGCGCGATAGCTGCGCGGATCGGCGCCGTAAAACAGGTGAACGTGCACGTTCGTGGCGGTCATGCGGAATCTCCGGGTTCGGTGCTCAACAAGCGTGCGCGTGCGCGCCGGCGCGGGGCGTCGTCGCGCGACAGCGGGCGGCAGCGGGCGGGCCGCGCGAGGCGGCCCGGGCGCGTGGACGCGTTCATGCCGTTCATGCGGTAGCCAGCGGCCGGCCCGTGGCCGAGGTCTCGCGGCGCGCGTCGTGGGCGCCCTCGCGCACCGCGCGCCAGCGCTCGCGCACCCGCGAGCCGCCGCGCGGACCGAACGACAGCAGCACGTGCGCGAAGCCCGGATAGACGCGCGTGCCGACCAGCGCGTACCACCACCAGGCGATCTCGCGCCGCGCCGGCGGCAGGTGCTCGCGCAGCGTCAGGTGCAGGTTGTAGGCGGCGTTGACGATCGCCTGGCGCGAGGCGGCATCGCGCCGGTCCTCGTCGAAGCGCTCGGCCGGATAGTGGTCGACCGCCACCGCCGGGTCGTAGACCAGCTTCCAGCCGCGCCGCTTGACGGCCATGCTGAAGGCCATGTCGTTGTGGGTCTGGGCGCCCGCGCCGCGCAGGCGCGTGTCGAAGCGCAGCCCCGAGATCGCCGCGCGGCGGTAGATCATGTTGGCGCCCTTGAGCATGTCGACCTCCCGCGCGCCGCCGATGCCCAGGTGATGGTTGCCGATCAGCTTGCCCGAGAGCCGCACGCGGCCCACCTCGGGCCGCTCGCCGTCGATCACGCGGCCCTTCTCGTGCACCCAGTCGCGCCCGCCCAGCGCGCCCAGCCGCGCATCGGCGGCGAACGCGGCGGCGATCCGCTCGAGCCAGTCGGGATGCGGCGCGGCATCGTCGTCGGTGATCGCCACCACGTCGCCCTGCGCGGTGTCGAGGCCCCGGTTGAGCGCGGCCACCTGCCCACCCACCTCGACCGGCGCGACCACCAGCGGCAGCGCGCCGCGCACGCGCGGATCGGCCAGGCATTCATGGGTGGCATCGTCCTCGGGACGGGCCACCACGATCACCTGGTCGGGCGCGCGGCGCTGGCGCTGCAGCGCGATCAGGCAGCGCGCGAGATCGGCGGGACGCCGGTAGGTCGGGACCAGTACGGAGAGTTTCATCGGTGCATACCTCGTCGTCGTTGTGCGGCACGCCCGTCAGGCGTTCAGGTATTCGTGGACCGAGGCATAACCCCGGCCGTAGCCGCGCGTGCGCGGCGGCACGCCGTTGAAGATGCCGCCTTGCAACTGCACGCCCGCGGTGCGCAGCCGCTTGATCGAATCGCCGATCTCGCCCTCGGTATGCATGCCCGAGCGCAGCACTAGGAAGGTGGAGCCGGCCAGCACGCCGAAGATGGTCGCGTCGGTAACGGCCAGGATCGGCGGCGAATCGACGATCACCGCGTCGTAGCGCTTGCCGAGCCCGTCGAGGTAGAGCGCCAGGCGCGGCGACATCAGCAGCTCGGAGGGATTGGGCGGGCGCTGGCCGGTCGGGATGAAGGACAGCCCCGGCACCTGGGTCTCGCGGATCGCCTCCTCCAGCGCGATCTGGTCGCTCAGCAGCTCGGACAGGCCGTTGCGGCGCGGCACGCCGAAGTAGCGGTCGAGCGCGCCGCGACGCATGTCGGCGTCGATCAGCAGCACGCGCTTGCCCGAATGCGCCAGCAACGCGGCCAGGTTGACGGTCAGGAAGCTCTTGCCGATGCCCGGGGTCGGGCCGGTCAGCACCATCACGCGGTTCTTGGCGTCCATCAGCGCGAACTGCATGGCGGTGCGCAGGCTGCGCAGGCTTTCCACGCTGAGGTCCTTGGGCCGCGCCACCGCCAGGATCGGGCGCATGTCGCTGCCGCTCTTCTGGGCCGCCGCGTCGAGCCGTTCGAGCTCGACGCTCTTCGGGATCAGGCCGTACATCGGCAGGTTGAACATGCGCTCGACGCGCTCCGGATCCTCGATGCCGTGGAACAGGTTGCGGCGCAGGAACACCACGCCGGTGCCGACGATCAGGCCCAGGATCACCGCCGCCGACAGGATCAGCGCCTTCTTCGGCTTGACCGGCACGCCGGGGCGCAGCGCCGCGTCCACCAGGCGGATGTTGCCGCCGGTGCCGGCGCGCTGCACCGAGAGCTCCTGCACGCGGTTGAGCAGCAGCACGTAGATGTCCTCGGCGACCTTGGCGTTGCGCTGCAGCGCGACCGCCTTGACCTCGGTGGCCGGCAGGCTGCGGAACTTGTCTGCGTACTTGTCGCGTTCCTTCTGCAGTTGCGCGAGCTGCTGGTTGGCCGCGATCACCATCGGATGCTCGGGCGTGAAGCGCTGTTCGAGCGAGGCCAGTTGCAGGCGCTGCGCGGCGATCTGCTGCTCGTACTGGATGCTGCCCTCCAGGTAGACCTTGGCCTCGTCGCTCGCGTTGATCGAGCCCGAGGTGCTCTGGTACTCGGTCAGCGCGGCCTCGGCGCGCTCCAGGTCGGACTTCAGGCGCGGCTCCTCGCTCTTGAGGAAGTCCAGCATCTTGTTGGCCTCGGCCTGCTTGCTGTTGACGTGCTGCTGCAGGTAGGACTGCGCCAGCGCGTTGGCGATCATCGCGGTCTGCACCGGGTCCTTGCCCTCCAGCGAGATCTGCACCACGCCGGTCTGCTTGCCCTGCTCGCTCACCTGGATCGCCGACTGGAAGGCGGTGATCGCGTCCAGGTCGTTCTGGCGCACCACCACGAACTGCGTGCCGGGCCGCGCCACCAGCTGGCTGACCAGCAGCGACACGCCATTGCCCTCGGCGCGCTCGCCCACGCGGCCGCGCAGCAGCAGGCCGCCGTCCTCGTTGGCCAGCGTGTAGGCGCCGTCGGCGCCGGCCGTCAGCATCAGCTTCTTGCCTTCGAGCGCCGGCGTCACGTCGATCGAGTCGACCGCCGCCTGCTCGCCGCCCCAGGCATAGGAGCTCATGCCGAGCCAGGGCTTGGCCAGCTTGCCCGGCGCGGCCAGGCGCGCCGAGATCGCGCCCAGCAGCGGGAAGGTCTTGGGCGCCACCGAGAAGTTCAGCTTGCACTGCTCGACCACCGGGCCGACCACGCCGCGGCTCTTGATGATCTCGATCTCGGCGTCGGTGGCGGGCGTGGCCGGCCCGCCGTTGATCACCGCGCCGGTCTGGGTCTGGGTCAGCGCCTGCGAGGTGTTGTCAGCCGCCTCGACGCGCACG
It contains:
- a CDS encoding polysaccharide biosynthesis tyrosine autokinase, whose translation is MVNTQVKHPYADMAAKPDDEDVVLGQLIQVILDDIWLLLGIAALIVALAGVYCYLAKPIYSADAHVRVEAADNTSQALTQTQTGAVINGGPATPATDAEIEIIKSRGVVGPVVEQCKLNFSVAPKTFPLLGAISARLAAPGKLAKPWLGMSSYAWGGEQAAVDSIDVTPALEGKKLMLTAGADGAYTLANEDGGLLLRGRVGERAEGNGVSLLVSQLVARPGTQFVVVRQNDLDAITAFQSAIQVSEQGKQTGVVQISLEGKDPVQTAMIANALAQSYLQQHVNSKQAEANKMLDFLKSEEPRLKSDLERAEAALTEYQSTSGSINASDEAKVYLEGSIQYEQQIAAQRLQLASLEQRFTPEHPMVIAANQQLAQLQKERDKYADKFRSLPATEVKAVALQRNAKVAEDIYVLLLNRVQELSVQRAGTGGNIRLVDAALRPGVPVKPKKALILSAAVILGLIVGTGVVFLRRNLFHGIEDPERVERMFNLPMYGLIPKSVELERLDAAAQKSGSDMRPILAVARPKDLSVESLRSLRTAMQFALMDAKNRVMVLTGPTPGIGKSFLTVNLAALLAHSGKRVLLIDADMRRGALDRYFGVPRRNGLSELLSDQIALEEAIRETQVPGLSFIPTGQRPPNPSELLMSPRLALYLDGLGKRYDAVIVDSPPILAVTDATIFGVLAGSTFLVLRSGMHTEGEIGDSIKRLRTAGVQLQGGIFNGVPPRTRGYGRGYASVHEYLNA
- a CDS encoding glucose-6-phosphate isomerase — encoded protein: MSTPAYPVEPLVRARRGKQPKRRLLAEPKHWAAQAGLWTLTGLLILAHQGSILTLAFPALSIATGFWLYFRSPARYVGFVWWLWFLAPEVRRLADWSRGAYTPTSLIQIAPLAVTMICGLGLLRHYRVLAQRRGLPMLMILAGLAYAYFVGLVSAGLLAATYDLANWIYPVLIGFHIAVNARDYPEYRDVIVSTFVWGMLVMGAYGMVQFFIMPAWDVLWMVGSQMASQGEPVPYGVRVFSTMNSSGPFAFAMMGSLVFMLAATQRVRWLAGGAGFIAFMLCLVRSTWGGWVIALAVQLAKSSNRVRLRMVVGAMVLAGLSVPLLTVGPVADRLGQRLESITNLKDDRSYDDRNKFYASFAQTAFTDVAGEGLGATGASTKLSSDSGELGKYGSFDSGVMNVPFVLGWPGTLLYLSGTLWLLARALRVSFGMRDDKYVAACVSLAISIFAMLVFTNSLIGTGGLLLFMSLFSILAASHWQKIQRAAAKRNRGAGL
- a CDS encoding glycosyltransferase, whose amino-acid sequence is MTATNVHVHLFYGADPRSYRAGDNIGCLYGYHHAASDEFAMSYSRDRRESRPVSVARRALKAALGFDAIHAWRNREALLAADVIWTHTEQEHLAAALVLKLAGARGARPLLLAQSVWLLDRWPRFGALRRWVYRKLLARADVLTTLARDNAVLCREFLQRDAVQVYYGLNTQDFPVRMPETWTPHRPLRIAAIGNDRDRDWATLIEAFGGLPRYQVKLATRRRIPRELHRPNVEIASVSGIARQREFYDWADVIVVPLRPNHHASGITVMLEAAAVGKPMIVSDVGGLRDYFPNDCAAYVPAFDASAMRGAADRMVAQPERALARARAAAARLVEAELTTEAFAAQHVRITRELLQRRRVTAGAAAPLPLADSRTPSN
- a CDS encoding glycosyltransferase family 2 protein — protein: MKLSVLVPTYRRPADLARCLIALQRQRRAPDQVIVVARPEDDATHECLADPRVRGALPLVVAPVEVGGQVAALNRGLDTAQGDVVAITDDDAAPHPDWLERIAAAFAADARLGALGGRDWVHEKGRVIDGERPEVGRVRLSGKLIGNHHLGIGGAREVDMLKGANMIYRRAAISGLRFDTRLRGAGAQTHNDMAFSMAVKRRGWKLVYDPAVAVDHYPAERFDEDRRDAASRQAIVNAAYNLHLTLREHLPPARREIAWWWYALVGTRVYPGFAHVLLSFGPRGGSRVRERWRAVREGAHDARRETSATGRPLATA